A section of the Anabaena cylindrica PCC 7122 genome encodes:
- a CDS encoding ParM/StbA family protein: MADFYLSVDVGGSQTKIIYQLPALPEPKFLVLPPAVEEIPKAKLDNYMSRLGWIGSPSPEQQLWVEWNERVVVLGDFAACFDPQDRIKELKYENALWKVLGAIGLIIETHKAKFSTKKLLTLELALLLPWNEYTDRLRFEEQLQIMLARFQVREMVLKVKLVKFLCRPEGGGLAAVRIKQKGLEWLRSKQLGVLMFGHRNTTALYFERGQLKLGDSPLLGFADMLDMVVEMTSGLDRERLAQAIFAARYAALDKVYNPNYPQTRHPNWGECVAIQALASAKDPNLRAREILDIVQAIERATAEYGDKLERWLNRLLPTNLDEVIIGGGAAYHLEPELEIYFNCEVTTAYESGSSWGSQKKVRGSSYERRNQSKNFTPMIWGAGIAEIVKKTFDLDKAVDGEQCMSQRLIDCFGMFDYLLDKGNN; the protein is encoded by the coding sequence ATGGCCGACTTTTATCTCAGTGTGGACGTGGGTGGGTCACAAACTAAAATTATTTATCAACTCCCAGCCCTGCCAGAACCAAAATTTTTAGTGCTGCCTCCTGCGGTTGAGGAGATTCCTAAAGCCAAGCTTGACAATTATATGTCCCGTTTGGGATGGATTGGTAGTCCTAGTCCTGAACAACAATTATGGGTGGAGTGGAATGAACGGGTGGTGGTGTTGGGTGATTTTGCTGCTTGTTTTGACCCTCAAGACCGCATTAAGGAACTCAAGTATGAAAATGCTTTGTGGAAGGTGTTGGGAGCTATTGGGCTAATTATTGAAACCCACAAGGCTAAGTTTTCTACTAAAAAGCTATTAACACTAGAATTAGCACTGCTATTGCCTTGGAATGAGTATACAGACCGCTTGCGTTTTGAGGAACAGTTACAGATCATGTTGGCTCGTTTCCAAGTACGAGAAATGGTACTGAAGGTAAAATTAGTTAAGTTTTTGTGTCGTCCTGAAGGTGGAGGACTGGCTGCTGTACGCATTAAGCAAAAGGGTCTGGAGTGGTTGCGTTCTAAACAGTTAGGGGTGCTGATGTTTGGTCACAGAAATACTACGGCACTTTACTTTGAGCGGGGACAACTGAAGCTGGGAGATAGTCCCCTGTTGGGGTTTGCAGATATGCTGGATATGGTGGTGGAAATGACTAGTGGTTTAGACCGGGAGCGTTTGGCACAGGCGATATTTGCAGCCCGTTACGCTGCTCTTGACAAGGTATATAACCCCAATTATCCCCAAACCCGTCACCCCAATTGGGGTGAATGTGTAGCAATTCAAGCATTAGCTAGTGCTAAAGACCCGAATTTAAGAGCTAGGGAAATTCTAGATATTGTCCAGGCGATTGAGCGAGCGACGGCTGAATATGGGGATAAGTTAGAGCGGTGGTTAAATCGACTGCTGCCGACCAATTTGGATGAGGTGATTATTGGCGGTGGTGCTGCTTACCATTTGGAGCCGGAATTGGAGATTTATTTCAACTGTGAAGTTACGACTGCATATGAGTCTGGGTCTAGTTGGGGTTCACAAAAAAAGGTGAGAGGTAGCAGTTATGAACGGCGCAACCAAAGCAAAAATTTCACGCCGATGATTTGGGGGGCTGGTATTGCTGAGATTGTGAAAAAAACTTTTGATTTAGATAAAGCGGTAGATGGTGAGCAATGTATGTCTCAAAGGCTAATTGACTGCTTTGGAATGTTTGATTATTTGCTGGACAAAGGAAATAATTAG
- the mobV gene encoding MobV family relaxase: protein MADAMSTAASYAIARVKKLKRANIAGSAAHTSRQRETLNADPNQKNIRFIGNVDREEKLEDLVLAKIGQYEQKRKIRTDAVYCVEILLTASPSYFRPLDPTAAGYYQEERLADWLEGTHQWLNEQYSDRIVRAELHLDEVTPHIHAYFVPLDENGQLRCNHFFDGRQKMRDFQESYFASVQHLGLERGIQGSVAKHQDIKDFYRIVESGKDLNSDLTIAQMRAKAADRDRAMQSKSSMELTAKRLVKENESLRQRIKELEAEKERLQKQTEQLSDLPLEDVAWHLGLDEDNSSDSCARRRHRCWKGGEHIIYINGSHWSHLAPDTQKIGNVAANSQTTSASPGAVSLVKQVNGCNFNQAIAWLNDRFGEDGMQRAVTHYTRQQAQNILKDEAAPQFVPPVPDESNWHLVHDYLTKKRRLPQDLVRKLYQWGLVYADAQQNAVFLLKNLNGETKGAFLQGTRAEDNTLEEDNTFTGDATGFTGYAIGTKRSDGWFYLQWGGQPTDEVQKVVLLKSPLDVLSFAMLEVERQRGVPGGVPEERTMYMTVDSSRSVPVELLPDIPEVICAYDNNAAGDEIAGAVGELLPQATRVKPQAQNWHEELLALLRLQQREREYQQQQRQKQQRQRERKRESELEL, encoded by the coding sequence ATGGCTGATGCGATGTCTACGGCGGCCAGTTACGCCATCGCCAGAGTGAAAAAATTGAAACGAGCCAATATTGCTGGGAGTGCAGCCCACACTTCAAGGCAGAGAGAAACGCTCAATGCTGACCCCAATCAGAAAAATATTAGGTTTATTGGTAACGTTGACAGGGAGGAAAAGTTAGAGGATTTGGTGTTAGCGAAGATTGGGCAGTATGAGCAGAAGCGGAAAATTCGCACTGATGCGGTGTACTGTGTGGAGATTTTGCTGACGGCTTCTCCTAGTTATTTTCGACCGCTTGACCCCACGGCTGCTGGGTATTATCAAGAGGAGAGGTTGGCTGATTGGTTGGAAGGAACTCACCAGTGGCTAAACGAGCAATATAGCGATCGCATTGTCAGGGCTGAATTGCACTTGGATGAAGTGACACCCCACATTCATGCTTATTTTGTGCCACTAGATGAAAACGGGCAACTGCGGTGCAATCACTTTTTTGATGGTCGGCAGAAGATGCGAGATTTTCAAGAAAGCTACTTTGCATCTGTGCAGCACCTGGGGTTAGAGCGTGGTATTCAAGGTAGTGTGGCTAAACACCAGGACATTAAGGATTTTTATCGCATAGTTGAGTCAGGAAAAGACCTTAATTCTGACCTAACTATTGCACAGATGCGGGCTAAGGCTGCTGACCGAGATAGGGCGATGCAGAGTAAGAGTTCTATGGAGCTTACTGCTAAAAGGTTGGTGAAGGAAAATGAATCTCTGCGACAAAGAATTAAGGAACTGGAAGCTGAAAAGGAGCGGTTGCAGAAGCAGACTGAACAATTAAGCGATTTGCCCCTGGAAGATGTGGCTTGGCATTTGGGATTAGACGAAGACAATAGCAGCGATAGCTGCGCTCGCCGAAGGCATCGCTGCTGGAAAGGGGGTGAACACATTATCTATATAAATGGTTCTCACTGGAGTCACCTTGCACCCGATACTCAGAAAATAGGTAATGTTGCAGCCAACTCCCAAACAACAAGTGCTAGTCCTGGTGCTGTGTCCTTGGTAAAGCAGGTTAATGGGTGCAATTTTAACCAAGCGATCGCTTGGTTGAATGATAGATTTGGTGAAGATGGGATGCAGAGGGCTGTCACTCACTATACTAGGCAACAAGCGCAAAATATCCTCAAAGATGAGGCTGCACCACAGTTTGTCCCACCAGTACCGGACGAATCGAACTGGCATTTAGTACACGACTATTTAACTAAGAAACGGAGATTGCCTCAAGATTTAGTGCGAAAATTATATCAGTGGGGGTTGGTTTATGCTGATGCTCAACAAAATGCTGTGTTTTTGTTGAAAAACCTCAATGGTGAAACTAAAGGTGCATTTTTGCAAGGGACAAGAGCAGAAGATAATACTTTAGAAGAAGACAATACTTTTACAGGAGATGCTACTGGTTTTACAGGATATGCCATTGGTACTAAACGCAGTGATGGTTGGTTTTATCTCCAGTGGGGAGGACAACCTACTGATGAAGTTCAAAAAGTGGTGTTGTTGAAGTCACCTCTTGATGTGCTGTCTTTTGCGATGTTGGAGGTTGAAAGACAGCGAGGAGTACCAGGAGGAGTGCCAGAAGAAAGAACAATGTACATGACTGTGGATAGTTCCAGGAGTGTACCTGTGGAGTTATTGCCAGATATCCCTGAAGTAATTTGTGCTTATGATAACAATGCTGCTGGAGATGAGATAGCTGGTGCTGTAGGTGAATTGTTGCCCCAAGCTACTAGAGTTAAACCACAAGCGCAGAATTGGCATGAGGAATTGTTGGCACTACTACGGTTGCAGCAGAGGGAACGAGAGTATCAACAACAACAACGACAAAAGCAACAACGACAACGTGAGCGTAAACGCGAGTCTGAACTGGAGTTATGA
- a CDS encoding putative toxin-antitoxin system toxin component, PIN family — protein MMKTNRFVIDTNVIVSALIFSKSTTMQAFREAKQNGLILSSAEILSELIDVLSRQKFDRYLLKEIREDFLASLARETELITINETIDICRDPKDNKFLELAISGNATHIITGDKDLLELHPFRDILIVTPSQFLDSLSSN, from the coding sequence ATGATGAAAACTAACCGTTTCGTAATTGATACAAATGTAATTGTCAGTGCATTAATCTTCTCTAAATCTACGACAATGCAAGCTTTTAGAGAAGCCAAACAAAACGGATTAATCTTAAGTTCTGCTGAAATTTTATCAGAATTAATTGATGTACTCAGTCGTCAAAAATTTGACCGCTATCTATTGAAAGAAATTCGTGAAGACTTTTTAGCCAGTTTAGCCAGAGAAACAGAATTAATCACAATTAATGAAACAATTGATATTTGTCGAGATCCTAAAGATAATAAATTCTTAGAATTAGCCATTTCTGGAAATGCCACTCATATTATCACAGGAGACAAAGACTTATTAGAACTGCATCCTTTTCGAGATATCTTGATTGTTACACCTAGTCAGTTTTTAGATAGTTTATCTTCAAATTAA
- a CDS encoding helix-turn-helix transcriptional regulator: MTATQQQEILNLRALNLTPKQIARKLGIKVSEVNAAIQNQAEQTTLDRLASGELDPIYQCLASESLIQLLSKKPPENSIKNLLTKIIPVKNNDDINRGLGLVVIAREARYNQIRLCSYLLDIWCLGVKDAMPPRTVDRIKFKEVVEALFNLFPGKPQEVPLEVAQGMIFSACEYAESLGFQPHKDFERTRAHIGEWDGMIRIECGRNGKPFYVNGPHDNPTKIMETLKKSRGEGNFDFMIGSAPIEDDFW; the protein is encoded by the coding sequence ATGACAGCAACACAACAACAAGAAATCCTGAATTTACGGGCATTGAATTTAACACCCAAACAAATAGCTCGAAAACTAGGTATCAAAGTCTCAGAAGTCAATGCAGCGATTCAAAATCAAGCAGAGCAAACCACATTAGATAGATTAGCTTCAGGAGAATTAGACCCCATATATCAGTGTTTAGCCAGCGAGAGTCTTATTCAATTGTTATCGAAAAAACCACCAGAAAACAGCATTAAAAATCTGCTGACAAAAATCATACCTGTAAAAAACAATGACGATATTAATCGTGGTTTAGGATTAGTAGTGATTGCCAGGGAAGCTCGATACAATCAAATCAGGCTTTGTAGTTACCTTTTAGATATATGGTGCTTGGGTGTTAAAGATGCCATGCCACCACGTACAGTAGACAGAATAAAGTTTAAAGAAGTTGTAGAAGCATTATTCAATCTATTTCCCGGAAAACCGCAAGAGGTTCCCCTTGAAGTTGCCCAAGGGATGATATTTAGTGCTTGCGAATACGCAGAAAGCTTGGGATTTCAACCACACAAAGACTTTGAAAGAACGCGAGCGCATATTGGAGAATGGGATGGGATGATACGTATTGAATGTGGTCGTAACGGGAAACCATTCTATGTCAATGGTCCCCACGATAACCCCACAAAAATTATGGAAACATTGAAGAAAAGCAGGGGTGAAGGTAATTTTGATTTTATGATTGGTTCAGCCCCTATTGAAGATGATTTTTGGTAA
- a CDS encoding tyrosine-type recombinase/integrase, producing the protein MSNDPRVGEIIVPQLEACFDAKITRYFDAQLDQDPDVLAQLLADKRNPNTKRAYEKDIRDFFGKMTLLPPSTDSVLEFLHLQREQAVMVVLKYKAMLIKSGVREATINRRLAAIKSLAKMGRKLGVCNYSLEDVEGEKVKAYRDTRGVDTKTIAKVIQQFDRETLIGKRNYAIFMVLWGLALRRHEVCQLNVGDFDFYGRKLRILGKGQGTNEEYLDMSKDVGIAIAQWLIARGDVQENLPIFTALDFHNSGHRLTADGIYKIVSASFKAVGVKKPMSPHRVRHSAITAALDATDGNIRKVQKLSRHADPRTLMIYDDNRNKDLWEMSELLTGMLNNKE; encoded by the coding sequence ATGTCTAATGATCCACGGGTGGGAGAAATTATCGTTCCTCAGTTAGAAGCGTGTTTTGATGCCAAGATTACTCGGTATTTTGACGCGCAGCTAGACCAAGACCCGGATGTGTTGGCGCAGTTGTTGGCAGATAAGCGCAATCCCAATACCAAAAGGGCGTATGAGAAGGATATTCGGGATTTTTTCGGGAAAATGACTCTTTTGCCGCCATCTACTGATAGTGTGCTGGAGTTTCTGCACTTGCAGCGAGAGCAAGCGGTGATGGTGGTGCTGAAATATAAGGCGATGTTGATTAAATCTGGGGTGCGGGAGGCGACGATTAATCGGCGGTTGGCAGCGATTAAGTCCTTGGCGAAGATGGGGCGGAAGTTGGGGGTGTGCAATTATTCCCTGGAAGATGTGGAGGGGGAAAAGGTAAAGGCGTATCGTGATACGCGGGGTGTTGATACTAAGACGATAGCCAAGGTGATTCAACAATTTGATAGAGAAACGTTGATTGGTAAGCGCAATTATGCAATTTTTATGGTGCTTTGGGGTTTAGCTTTGCGTCGTCATGAAGTTTGTCAGTTAAATGTGGGTGATTTTGATTTTTATGGTCGTAAGTTGCGGATTTTAGGCAAGGGTCAGGGAACGAATGAAGAGTATTTGGATATGTCTAAGGATGTGGGCATTGCCATTGCCCAGTGGTTGATAGCGCGGGGGGATGTGCAGGAGAATTTACCGATTTTTACGGCGTTGGATTTTCATAATTCTGGGCATAGATTGACTGCGGATGGGATCTATAAAATTGTGTCGGCGAGTTTTAAGGCGGTGGGGGTGAAGAAACCCATGTCACCCCATAGGGTCAGGCATTCGGCGATTACGGCGGCGCTTGATGCCACTGATGGGAATATTAGAAAGGTGCAGAAGTTAAGCCGTCATGCTGACCCCAGAACGTTGATGATTTATGATGATAACCGCAATAAAGATTTATGGGAAATGTCGGAATTGTTAACGGGGATGTTAAATAATAAGGAGTGA